The Alosa alosa isolate M-15738 ecotype Scorff River chromosome 9, AALO_Geno_1.1, whole genome shotgun sequence genome includes a region encoding these proteins:
- the alkal1 gene encoding protein ALKAL-like isoform X2, protein MCPGKIRLTETCCRLSVGIAFLKTQQYSAAINYVGYSERTVFDDSESCWKAMQAERKWHILLSIIIMLITSSQCMDSKEAKLKERRTLLDLILQVIGDNQRDKLASRRITSGLFSVPQDLKFSSREKSSYFPKQDRSRPIEVVPRDTSLKDRFINHFTGPVKFSSECRTHFQRLYYNTRDCSRPAYYKRCARLLTRLALSPLCTQS, encoded by the exons ATGTGCCCAGGAAAGATACGACTCACAGAAACCTGTTGCCGACTTTCCGTTGGAATAGCATTTTTGAAGACTCAACAATATTCTGCTGCCATCAATTACGTAGGCTACTCGGAGCGCACAGTATTTGACGACAGTGAATCGT GCTGGAAAGCCATGCaggcggagaggaaatggcacataCTTTTGAGTATAATCATTATGCTCATTACTTCGAGCCAGTGCATGGACAGCAAGGAGGCGAAGCTGAAAGAAAGAAGAACACTGTTGGATTTAATCTTACAAGTAATTGGCGACAATCAACGGGACAAGCTCGCCTCCAGACGCATCACCAGTGGCCTATTCTCTGTACCTCAAGACTTGAAATTTTCCTCGCGTGAAAAATCCTCATACTTTCCCAAGCAAGACAGAAGCAGACCAATAG AGGTTGTCCCAAGAGACACAAGCCTGAAAGACAGGTTCATAAATCATTTTACAG GACCAGTGAAGTTCTCATCTGAGTGCAGAACACATTTTCAGAGACTTTATTACAATACAAGGGATTGCTCAAGACCAGCAT ACTACAAAAGATGTGCAAGATTGCTAACGCGGCTAGCATTGAGTCCGCTCTGTACACAGTCGTAA
- the alkal1 gene encoding protein ALKAL-like isoform X1 — MCPGKIRLTETCCRLSVGIAFLKTQQYSAAINYVGYSERTVFDDSESCWKAMQAERKWHILLSIIIMLITSSQCMDSKEAKLKERRTLLDLILQVIGDNQRDKLASRRITSGLFSVPQDLKFSSREKSSYFPKQDRSRPIEVVPRDTSLKDRFINHFTAGPVKFSSECRTHFQRLYYNTRDCSRPAYYKRCARLLTRLALSPLCTQS, encoded by the exons ATGTGCCCAGGAAAGATACGACTCACAGAAACCTGTTGCCGACTTTCCGTTGGAATAGCATTTTTGAAGACTCAACAATATTCTGCTGCCATCAATTACGTAGGCTACTCGGAGCGCACAGTATTTGACGACAGTGAATCGT GCTGGAAAGCCATGCaggcggagaggaaatggcacataCTTTTGAGTATAATCATTATGCTCATTACTTCGAGCCAGTGCATGGACAGCAAGGAGGCGAAGCTGAAAGAAAGAAGAACACTGTTGGATTTAATCTTACAAGTAATTGGCGACAATCAACGGGACAAGCTCGCCTCCAGACGCATCACCAGTGGCCTATTCTCTGTACCTCAAGACTTGAAATTTTCCTCGCGTGAAAAATCCTCATACTTTCCCAAGCAAGACAGAAGCAGACCAATAG AGGTTGTCCCAAGAGACACAAGCCTGAAAGACAGGTTCATAAATCATTTTACAG CAGGACCAGTGAAGTTCTCATCTGAGTGCAGAACACATTTTCAGAGACTTTATTACAATACAAGGGATTGCTCAAGACCAGCAT ACTACAAAAGATGTGCAAGATTGCTAACGCGGCTAGCATTGAGTCCGCTCTGTACACAGTCGTAA
- the zgc:153738 gene encoding dynein regulatory complex protein 11 isoform X1 produces the protein MSHSTYNKLWADAHFELNSLLIQELPAQPARPEKDRVVFYQRLATLYVRYVQIFRRIEEAYDQITHPQKKRVIRQVLDGVMGRVVELKNEMVEKEFSEYHYMDDVIQDLKLTPEAIEIPIPKYFISERKKVLQDRAKMLSDILDIMGVVDNHKPIRDQTLSLEEAIRVIQVAERARQGRLRAKFMRQIQRDEERQRRAKDRNLGADAIDQAVVRIQKVWKGFVQRKKTKREREEEMIFLGMVMGAQTNQPCSYAAAVYGNKARRRQKQNEYEEDYLKAITTITDKIRDLEGPDIKETMKDQIRQWFIECHDATGSFPDYPEEEDGGSALIFAEKTPQQLMEELAAKEEEDANKKPKGKEEKKDKAKKDKGKGGEEEEEPGLKMLPSAFLEDLEAGQKTYNEVWQNRDESKNFSQRHEGELIKEEKRKEVEAEIRLQVDELMRQELANWKLAVDKDKGGKAKGNAKKKKGAKSAKKKKKDKDLTADRTMESLFQELVQQGLLKQADDVKLKNYLGDYSYLGTTLRQSDIEPMPSLSDVRQLMALYGILPLGSQIVHEKAPLIKAMLLAGPAGVGKKMLVHAICKETGANLFDLSPLNLVGKYPGKSGLQMMLHMVFKVARALQPSVVWIGDAEKMFYKKVPKEEKELDPKRLKKDLPKILKTIKGEDRVLIIGTTREPFNADIKALSKVYSKIILIPRPDYASRYMIWRQLIENHGGQVTSTLDFSSLAKISDGYTQGHMVQVVRSILTERRIQQQAKRPLMAAEFITPLAKIDPVFQDEEEALKAWYAKTPLGKKRAKAASGKEGEEEAPAKGGKDAKKKKK, from the exons ATGTCTCACAG CACGTACAATAAACTCTGGGCTGATGCCCATTTTGAGCTGAATAGCCTGCTAATTCAGGAGCTCCCTGCCCAACCAGCACGTCCGGAGAAGGACAGAGTGGTCTTCTACCAACGTCTGGCTACTCTGTATGTGCGTTATGTTCAAATTTTTAGACGCATTGAAGAGGCCTATGACCAGATCACACACCCTCAGAAAAAACGCGTGATTCGTCAAGTCCTTGATGGTGTAATGGGTCGGGTGGTGGAACTAAAAAATGAGATGGTGGAGAAAGAGTTTTCTGAGTATCACTACATGGATGATGTCATTCAAGACTTAAAACTGACACCT GAAGCCATTGAGATTCCCATTCCGAAATATTTCATAAGTGAACGGAAAAAAGTGCTGCAGGACAGAGCTAAGATGCTCTCCGACATCCTGGACATAATGGGAGTGGTGGACAACCATAAA CCCATAAGAGACCAGACCCTGAGCCTGGAGGAGGCCATTAGGGTGATCCAGGTTGCCGAGAGGGCCAGGCAGGGCAGACTGCGTGCCAAGTTTATGAGACAGATCCAGCGCGATGAGGAACGGCAGAGGAGGGCCAAGGACCGGAACCTGGGCGCAGACGCCATCGACCAGGCGGTTGTTCGAATTCAGAAG GTGTGGAAAGGTTTTGTGCAAAGGAAGAAAACCAAGAGGGAACGTGAAGAGGAGATGATATTTTTGGGCATG GTCATGGGTGCACAGACGAATCAGCCATGTAGCTATGCCGCTGCGGTGTACGGCAACAAGGCCCGGCGGCGGCAAAAGCAGAACGAGTACGAGGAGGACTACCTCAAAGCCATCACCACCATAACAGACAAGATCCGAGACCTGGAGGGCCCTGACATCAAGGAGACCATGAAAGACCAGATTCGCCAGTGGTTCATTGAATGCCA CGATGCAACAGGCTCCTTTCCTGACTACCCagaggaggaagatggaggCTCGGCTCTTATTTTTGCTGAGAAAACTCCACAGCAG TTAATGGAGGAGCTGGCGgcaaaagaggaagaggatgccAACAAAAAGCCCAAGGGaaaggaggaaaagaaggaTAAAGCAAAGAAAGACAAGGGAAAAGGCGGAGAAGAG GAGGAAGAGCCGGGGTTGAAGATGCTGCCGTCGGCTTTTCTGGAAGACCTTGAAGCTGGACAGAAAACTTATAATG AAGTGTGGCAGAATCGGGACGAGTCCAAAAACTTCAGCCAGAGGCACGAGGGGGAGCTCatcaaagaggagaagaggaaggaggtgGAGGCAGAGATCCGACTCCAG GTGGATGAGCTGATGAGACAGGAACTGGCTAATTGGAAGTTGGCTGTGGACAAAGACAAGGGTGGCAAGGCCAAGGGAAATGCCAAG aaaaagaaaggagcTAAAAGTgccaagaagaaaaagaaagacaaggaCTTGACAGCAGATAG gACTATGGAGTCCTTGTTTCAGGAGCTAGTGCAGCAGGGGCTCCTGAAGCAGGCAGATGATGTCAAACTTAAGAACTATTTAG GAGACTATAGTTACTTGGGAACAACACTAAGGCAGTCAGACATCGAGCCCATGCCATCTCTATCAGATGTGCGTCAGCTTATGGCCCTCTATGGGATACTACCGCTGG GCTCTCAGATAGTGCATGAGAAGGCGCCCCTGATCAAGGCCATGCTTCTTGCAGGACCTGCAGGTGTGGGCAAGAAGATGTTGGTGCATGCAATTTGCAAAGAGACTGGTGCCAACCTGTTTGACCTTTCACCTCTCAACCTGGTGGGGAAATACCCAGGCAAGAGTGGCCTGCAGATGATGCTTCATATGGTGTTTAAG GTGGCACGAGCCTTGCAGCCCTCAGTTGTATGGATAGGAGACGCTGAAAAGATGTTTTATAAGAAAGTGCCTAAGGAGGAAAAAGAG ttagATCCTAAGCGTTTGAAGAAGGACTTGCCAAAGATCCTGAAAACCATCAAAGGAGAAGATCGAGTCCTCATCATTGGGACAACTCGAGAGCCATTCAATGCAGATATAAAAGCCCTCAGTAAGGTCTACAGCAAGATCATCCTCATTCCACGCCCAGACTATGCATCCAGATATA TGATATGGCGACAGCTCATTGAGAACCACGGTGGCCAGGTGACCAGTACCCTGGACTTCAGCTCGCTGGCAAAGATCTCTGACGGTTACACGCAAGGTCACATGGTGCAGGTGGTGCGTAGCATTCTGACGGAGCGGCGCATCCAGCAGCAGGCCAAGAGGCCCCTGATGGCCGCGGAGTTCATCACCCCACTTGCCAAAATCGACCCCGTGTtccaggatgaggaggaggctcTAAAA GCTTGGTATGCGAAGACTCCCCTGGGTAAGAAGCGAGCCAAGGCGGCCTCTggaaaagagggggaggaagaggcgCCAGCCAAGGGAGGCAAAGAtgccaagaagaagaagaaataa
- the zgc:153738 gene encoding dynein regulatory complex protein 11 isoform X2 — MSHSTYNKLWADAHFELNSLLIQELPAQPARPEKDRVVFYQRLATLYVRYVQIFRRIEEAYDQITHPQKKRVIRQVLDGVMGRVVELKNEMVEKEFSEYHYMDDVIQDLKLTPEAIEIPIPKYFISERKKVLQDRAKMLSDILDIMGVVDNHKPIRDQTLSLEEAIRVIQVAERARQGRLRAKFMRQIQRDEERQRRAKDRNLGADAIDQAVVRIQKVWKGFVQRKKTKREREEEMIFLGMVMGAQTNQPCSYAAAVYGNKARRRQKQNEYEEDYLKAITTITDKIRDLEGPDIKETMKDQIRQWFIECHDATGSFPDYPEEEDGGSALIFAEKTPQQLMEELAAKEEEDANKKPKGKEEKKDKAKKDKGKGGEEEEEPGLKMLPSAFLEDLEAGQKTYNEVWQNRDESKNFSQRHEGELIKEEKRKEVEAEIRLQVDELMRQELANWKLAVDKDKGGKAKGNAKKKKGAKSAKKKKKDKDLTADRTMESLFQELVQQGLLKQADDVKLKNYLGDYSYLGTTLRQSDIEPMPSLSDVRQLMALYGILPLGSQIVHEKAPLIKAMLLAGPAGVGKKMLVHAICKETGANLFDLSPLNLVGKYPGKSGLQMMLHMVFKVARALQPSVVWIGDAEKMFYKKVPKEEKELDPKRLKKDLPKILKTIKGEDRVLIIGTTREPFNADIKALSKVYSKIILIPRPDYASRYSLVCEDSPG, encoded by the exons ATGTCTCACAG CACGTACAATAAACTCTGGGCTGATGCCCATTTTGAGCTGAATAGCCTGCTAATTCAGGAGCTCCCTGCCCAACCAGCACGTCCGGAGAAGGACAGAGTGGTCTTCTACCAACGTCTGGCTACTCTGTATGTGCGTTATGTTCAAATTTTTAGACGCATTGAAGAGGCCTATGACCAGATCACACACCCTCAGAAAAAACGCGTGATTCGTCAAGTCCTTGATGGTGTAATGGGTCGGGTGGTGGAACTAAAAAATGAGATGGTGGAGAAAGAGTTTTCTGAGTATCACTACATGGATGATGTCATTCAAGACTTAAAACTGACACCT GAAGCCATTGAGATTCCCATTCCGAAATATTTCATAAGTGAACGGAAAAAAGTGCTGCAGGACAGAGCTAAGATGCTCTCCGACATCCTGGACATAATGGGAGTGGTGGACAACCATAAA CCCATAAGAGACCAGACCCTGAGCCTGGAGGAGGCCATTAGGGTGATCCAGGTTGCCGAGAGGGCCAGGCAGGGCAGACTGCGTGCCAAGTTTATGAGACAGATCCAGCGCGATGAGGAACGGCAGAGGAGGGCCAAGGACCGGAACCTGGGCGCAGACGCCATCGACCAGGCGGTTGTTCGAATTCAGAAG GTGTGGAAAGGTTTTGTGCAAAGGAAGAAAACCAAGAGGGAACGTGAAGAGGAGATGATATTTTTGGGCATG GTCATGGGTGCACAGACGAATCAGCCATGTAGCTATGCCGCTGCGGTGTACGGCAACAAGGCCCGGCGGCGGCAAAAGCAGAACGAGTACGAGGAGGACTACCTCAAAGCCATCACCACCATAACAGACAAGATCCGAGACCTGGAGGGCCCTGACATCAAGGAGACCATGAAAGACCAGATTCGCCAGTGGTTCATTGAATGCCA CGATGCAACAGGCTCCTTTCCTGACTACCCagaggaggaagatggaggCTCGGCTCTTATTTTTGCTGAGAAAACTCCACAGCAG TTAATGGAGGAGCTGGCGgcaaaagaggaagaggatgccAACAAAAAGCCCAAGGGaaaggaggaaaagaaggaTAAAGCAAAGAAAGACAAGGGAAAAGGCGGAGAAGAG GAGGAAGAGCCGGGGTTGAAGATGCTGCCGTCGGCTTTTCTGGAAGACCTTGAAGCTGGACAGAAAACTTATAATG AAGTGTGGCAGAATCGGGACGAGTCCAAAAACTTCAGCCAGAGGCACGAGGGGGAGCTCatcaaagaggagaagaggaaggaggtgGAGGCAGAGATCCGACTCCAG GTGGATGAGCTGATGAGACAGGAACTGGCTAATTGGAAGTTGGCTGTGGACAAAGACAAGGGTGGCAAGGCCAAGGGAAATGCCAAG aaaaagaaaggagcTAAAAGTgccaagaagaaaaagaaagacaaggaCTTGACAGCAGATAG gACTATGGAGTCCTTGTTTCAGGAGCTAGTGCAGCAGGGGCTCCTGAAGCAGGCAGATGATGTCAAACTTAAGAACTATTTAG GAGACTATAGTTACTTGGGAACAACACTAAGGCAGTCAGACATCGAGCCCATGCCATCTCTATCAGATGTGCGTCAGCTTATGGCCCTCTATGGGATACTACCGCTGG GCTCTCAGATAGTGCATGAGAAGGCGCCCCTGATCAAGGCCATGCTTCTTGCAGGACCTGCAGGTGTGGGCAAGAAGATGTTGGTGCATGCAATTTGCAAAGAGACTGGTGCCAACCTGTTTGACCTTTCACCTCTCAACCTGGTGGGGAAATACCCAGGCAAGAGTGGCCTGCAGATGATGCTTCATATGGTGTTTAAG GTGGCACGAGCCTTGCAGCCCTCAGTTGTATGGATAGGAGACGCTGAAAAGATGTTTTATAAGAAAGTGCCTAAGGAGGAAAAAGAG ttagATCCTAAGCGTTTGAAGAAGGACTTGCCAAAGATCCTGAAAACCATCAAAGGAGAAGATCGAGTCCTCATCATTGGGACAACTCGAGAGCCATTCAATGCAGATATAAAAGCCCTCAGTAAGGTCTACAGCAAGATCATCCTCATTCCACGCCCAGACTATGCATCCAGATATA GCTTGGTATGCGAAGACTCCCCTGGGTAA